The genome window GTTAATGCTTTACTCGTTTACCCTTATTTGAAGAGAACatgatttttcaccatttttatGTCTCACTATATATagttgccaatttttttttaatcatttaaatttgcCAGGGTTGTTAACATTCTCCTCTGGTATGTCCAGATGACATTTATTTGCGCTTTAGAGGGACTTTAATAGTTCTCTTAATCTCCCTCTTTGTTGATCAAGGGATATAAATCAAATGTTCATCGCTGGTAGCTCCCATCTCGcttcctttttccccccacctttCCCATCATGAATGGGGTCTCATGCTGATGTTGATAAATGTCTACATTGAGCATTCATAAGCCAGTCACACAGCTGACGCTTGTCTCATCTCATGTGACCGTCACGTCCTGGCTCCGAGAAGACCAAGGTGTTTTGTTTATTCAGCACAAAAAGTTGtgtgtttattaatttatttccaacCCCTAACTCTTGAGAGAGGGTCTCGTTGTCACTTCCTGTGTTCGGGCGTATGCCAGGTGTGGGAACCGCTGGCATGTTGGAGATGTTCTTACAACTGTTGCtgatgtgtgtgactgtgtgtgtgtttgtgtgtgtgtgtgtgtgtgcacattgcTTATTCTTGCATCAGCTGGAGTGTTAACTGAGTTACACAAGTGTTCCTCGCCTCACCCTCTCGTTTCCTGGATTGCTCAAATGGCCCCCCGCCTTAGAAAAACTATTTGCATTAGAAAATTTAAGGGAACGATGCCTAGGAGGGAGTAGATCAGTGAGgcaggacagaaaaaaaattctgacctTAAGGAAGTGGAGGTTAATCTACAGGAAGTAGACACAAACCATTAGCACGCCGCTGTTTTGACTCTGCGTTAACATGTTTGCATTCTTTCCCCTGGTCATAAGGATGATGTGCGCTCATGCATTTAACTATTTAATTCATACACTCAGCAAGTGGAATGTGACTTGTTGTTAGTCAACATTAGTGGTAAGTGTGGCTGTGTAAGATCACAATGTACAGATATTGAATAATCTAGATGGATTTATAGAGTTTGGGGAGGGGTGGGGTttgaaaggggggggggcagttcTCAGATacttcaaaagtaaaaaaataaattcttaaaATTTCCTGAATCAAGACCTTTACTATCCTTAAAAGTGACACTTGTACTCTGAAAGGGTCTTAAAATGCCACAGACACCATGTTCAACTATATTCTTTGGAAAGCATGTTAAATAATTTGACATTATTTActgtttcatatttgttttatatatcaTGAATATTAATACAGAAATTGCGAACTGCCCTTTTATGTTGGGCATCaaattgacattgttttttttaaaaaatgtaattggtaCGGTAAACACCAATGTAACACATTTTTTGATGGTTAAACACACAGCTGGCCCTATTTACACATGGAAATTTTTTTGATGTACTAATAAACAATTTAACAGCGTTGTTAAAAGATTGGTATAAGCCAAAATTGCCCAATcctaatatattttatttattaaaatgtgttgtttttatttggcttCCTTAAACCTGAGGATTCTGTCCATAAGAACAGGAAAAAGTTTGATTTTAGTTGCTGTAAGTGGTGCTAAAAATCCATAAAACACTTGATATCAATGAATCCTATGAGTTTGACGATAACAGTATTAGACTACGGAGATTTGGATCCTTTTTTTTGAACACCCAAATGGAAATGAGCAGAAAAAGAGCATTTACCTGGCAGCTGGAGAGCAATTTTACTTTCACTGAACTCCGCAAAGTTCCCAATATATATGTTTGCCCTTGTGCTGAACCTGCTGCTGTGGCGACgaagggggaaataaaaaaaggggaaaaaaaggaactggGTTCACTGAAAATGTCAACGCTGCCTGGGGAATTTGAGTTGATTCGTGTGGGTAACTTTTCTCTCCTGAAAGGAACTTCAGTAATGTACAGTGACAGGTGCTTGTAGTCCGTCGCTAACGTCAGATGTCCAAAATATGTTCCCAGTTCAGGAGATGACTAGGCTGCTGGCAGTTTTGGCTGTAATTTCATGCCCTAAAGAAGACATGTTactctttttttctcacaatatgAAACAGTTCCTATGTAACTCAATAACAGTCATATCTacctgcttttgtcaaaataccccaaggataatAAATTATAGCATGCTATTTCTAAATTAGGCAGGTTTGAGCGggcggtcctgtctcatgcaaatgaaccCACCATAACCCCACACCATATATTGCTAGGCCAGTGCAAGTACAGATTTCATTACCATGATGACTAGGGGCAGAGTTAGTGGGCCGAGCCCCCAATGTAAAAAAGTGATTGCGGAATACAAAGCATGTGCTAgccctacaaagacaacatttaaCATGTTTCCTCGTTGAGGCaacacttcatcaccaagccaccaGATTACACTTAGTGTAGCGGATCTATGTATTTGCTGCATAAAGCGGACACATTGACGAGAAAAAATAGCTACCCCATCCCACAAACCCCACTGCATTGGCAACTTCACAGAGGAGTCAAGTATTTGCCACTTATCAGAaactaatctgtgcatccaacaaaactcaaacCAGCTCAGTTTACCTGTTGGTGTTGACATTAGTGTTTTGCACAGTGTTGTCCGGTTGAGGCTtgagtggctctggatcttcggCCAGCCTAAGTGCCAAGTCAATGTCAAACTCATCGTGGGGGCAGTTACTCTATAAATAAGTTTGTGACATCACAGTAACCAATGAgtcaaaaattcaaaataacttGCTCAGAGACATATCtttcaaattttcattttcagtcaATCTATCCCCTTtacacaagttttttttttttaattcacaggATTCCTCAAGACAACGTAAGGAGAGGAAGAAGACTGTGTCATTCAGCAGCATGCCCACCGAGAAGAAGATGAGCAGCGCCAGCGACTGCATCACCGCCATGGTGGATGGCTCAGAGTTGAAAAAGGTGCGTTCCAACTCGCGCATCTACCACCGTTATTTCCTGCTGGATGCTGACATGCAGTCCCTGCGGTGGGAGCCCTCCAAGAAGGAGTCTGACAAGGCCAAGATCGACATCAAGTCTATCAAGGAGGTTCGCACGGGGAAGAACACGGATACTTTTAGAACCAACGGAACCTACGATCAGATCTCAGAGGACTGTGCGTTCTCCATCATATTTGGGGAGAACTATGAGTCCTTGGACTTGGTGGCCAACACTGCAGACGTAGCCAACACCTGGATTACGGGCCTAAGGTACCTGATCTCCGACGGGAAACATACGCTGAACATGATAGAGAGCAGTCAGAATAACATGCGATCGTCCTGGCTCGGTGAACTTTTTAGCGAAGTGGATGGTAACAACAGTCAACAGATAACAATATGCGCTGCTGTGCAGCTGGTCAAAAAGTTGAACCCAGGActtaaaaatttgaaaatcgAGCTGAAGTTCAAGGAGCTTCACAAAGTAAAAGACAAGGTCGGCTCTCAGGTGACGAGAGACGAATTCGTAGAGGTCTTTCATGACCTCTGCACAAGGCCAGAAATCTATTTTCTCTTCGTACAGTTCTCCAGCAACAAGGAGTTTCTGGACACGAAGGACTTAATGATATTCCTGGAGGCCGAGCAGGGCATGGCACAAGTCAGTGAGGACACCAGCGTCGAGGTCATCCAGAAATACGAGCCATCCAAGGAGGGTCGGCTCAGAGGCTGGCTCTCTCTGGACGGATTCACCAACTATCTTCTGTCTCCAGAGTGCCACATATTTGACCCCGAGCACAAAACCGTGTGCCAAGACATGAACCAGCCGTTGTCACACTACTACATCAATGCGTCTCACAACACGTATCTTATAGAAGATCAGTTCAGGGGTCCTTCTGACGTGACTGGGTACATCCGTGCCCTGAAGATGGGCTGTCGCAGTGTCGAGCTGGACGTTTGGGACGGACCTGATAATGAACCTGTGATTTACACCGGTCACACCATGACCTCGCAGATTGTCTTTCGCAGCGTCATTGACGTGGTCAACAAGTATGCCTTTGTCGCGTCTGAGTTCCCACTCATCTTGTGTTTGGAGAACCACTGCTCGTTGAGGCAGCAGAAGGTCATGTTTCAGCACCTCAAGAAGATCCTGGGAGATAAACTCAGCCTGGATCCCCCTAAATCTGATGACTGCTACCTCCCATCCCCCTCAGATCTGAAGGGAAAGATCCTGCTGAAGGGTAAGAAACTCGGCACCAACTGCACTGCCTCTGAGGGGGAGGTGACAGATGAGGATGAGGGGGCGGAGATGTCGCAGAGAATGAGCATCGACTCGCCCGAACAACAGACGGTCGCGCCCAAGAAGTTCCAGCTGTCTAAGGACCTTTCTGATCTGGTCACGTTGTGCAAGTCCGTGGAGTTCAAGGATTTCCCAACATCATTCCAGGGCCAGAAGCATTGGGAGCTCTGCTCGTTCAACGAGGTGTTTGCCGGCCGCTGCGCAAGTGACTTTCCTGGAGAGTTTGTTAACTACAACAAGAAGTTCCTGGCACGGGTTTACCCCAGTCCAATGCGCATCGACTCCAGCAACATGAACCCGCAGGACTTCTGGAAGTGCGGTTGCCAGATCGTGGCGATGAACTACCAAACTCCCGGTCTTATGATGGACTTGAACATTGGCTGGTTCCGGCAGAATGGGAACTGCGGTTACGTCCTGCGGCCGGCAATTATGCGTGAGCAGGTGTCGTATTTCAGTGCCAACACAAAAGACTCAGTGCCTGGTGTCTCTCCACAACTCTTGCACATTAAGATCATCAGTGGACAGAACTTCCCCAAGCCCAAAGGCTCAGGTGCCAAAGGGGATGTGGTCGATCCTTACGTGTACGTGGAAATTCACGGCATTCCTGCCGACTGTGCTGAGCAAAGGACTAAGACGGTCAATCAGAACGGGGACAATCCGCTGTTTGACGAGAGCTTTGAGTTCCAAATCAACCTGCCCGAGCTCGCCATGGTGCGCTTTGTGGTGCTGGATGATGACTACATAGGGGACGAGTTCATCGGCCAGTACACCATCCCCTTCGAGTGCCTGCAGCCGGGTTTTCGCCACATCCCGCTGCAGTCGCTCACTG of Phycodurus eques isolate BA_2022a chromosome 4, UOR_Pequ_1.1, whole genome shotgun sequence contains these proteins:
- the LOC133401584 gene encoding inactive phospholipase C-like protein 2, whose product is MAEFEEDGASLLDHAVGVQAAAKTPGEGSVSNGDCGMCEDNMVGQGGGGRGVEAFVEPDNKADMPRRSSIIKDSSRQRKERKKTVSFSSMPTEKKMSSASDCITAMVDGSELKKVRSNSRIYHRYFLLDADMQSLRWEPSKKESDKAKIDIKSIKEVRTGKNTDTFRTNGTYDQISEDCAFSIIFGENYESLDLVANTADVANTWITGLRYLISDGKHTLNMIESSQNNMRSSWLGELFSEVDGNNSQQITICAAVQLVKKLNPGLKNLKIELKFKELHKVKDKVGSQVTRDEFVEVFHDLCTRPEIYFLFVQFSSNKEFLDTKDLMIFLEAEQGMAQVSEDTSVEVIQKYEPSKEGRLRGWLSLDGFTNYLLSPECHIFDPEHKTVCQDMNQPLSHYYINASHNTYLIEDQFRGPSDVTGYIRALKMGCRSVELDVWDGPDNEPVIYTGHTMTSQIVFRSVIDVVNKYAFVASEFPLILCLENHCSLRQQKVMFQHLKKILGDKLSLDPPKSDDCYLPSPSDLKGKILLKGKKLGTNCTASEGEVTDEDEGAEMSQRMSIDSPEQQTVAPKKFQLSKDLSDLVTLCKSVEFKDFPTSFQGQKHWELCSFNEVFAGRCASDFPGEFVNYNKKFLARVYPSPMRIDSSNMNPQDFWKCGCQIVAMNYQTPGLMMDLNIGWFRQNGNCGYVLRPAIMREQVSYFSANTKDSVPGVSPQLLHIKIISGQNFPKPKGSGAKGDVVDPYVYVEIHGIPADCAEQRTKTVNQNGDNPLFDESFEFQINLPELAMVRFVVLDDDYIGDEFIGQYTIPFECLQPGFRHIPLQSLTGEVLPHTLLFVHVAITNRRGGGKPHKRGLSVRKGKRSREYASMRVLLIKALDDVFKTATLPLREATDLRENMQNAIVSFKELCGLSAVANLKQCILALSPRLSALDSGPLLLFNLADHYPIMEPQGLLPEVLKKVVTTYDLVIQTSKTLLENSDGVYERILQTQKAAMQFHQNLHDLAVKEGLKGRKLHKVVESFTWNITILKGQADLLKHARSDVQENLKQIHYAALTCDLSKGRPTGGSSDSKSSRRSLEAIPEKATAEAELTDDDTTTTTDDLLTFPQRLCTTRCRIVVFRYFY